The following coding sequences lie in one Lolium perenne isolate Kyuss_39 chromosome 2, Kyuss_2.0, whole genome shotgun sequence genomic window:
- the LOC127331649 gene encoding uncharacterized protein, with amino-acid sequence MDKVDSSSTIMDKDDVVCSLRASSVHPIKDCTSVYDFEIIKPISSGAFGRVFLAKKRTTGYVFAIKVQEDGVIVATPTGSTAYCTAAGGSTVHLIVTCMLFTPICPHFLSSRPVILANSTWLELKIT; translated from the exons ATGGACAAGGTTGACTCATCGAGTACCATAATGGACAAAGATGATGTTGTCTGTAGCTTAAGAGCAAGTTCTGTTCATCCAATCAAGGACTGTACTTCAGTCTACGACTTTGAAATCATAAAACCTATCAGCAGTGGAGCATTTGGACGTGTTTTCTTGGCCAAGAAAAGAACTACAGGATACGTCTTTGCTATAAAG GTTCAAGAAGACGGAGTAATAGTAGCAACACCAACTGGCAGCACAGCATACTGTACTGCAGCTGGTGGTTCAACG GTTCATTTAATCGTCACATGTATGTTATTTACCCCAATCTGCCCACATTTTCTGTCATCTAGACCTGTCATCCTTGCTAATTCCACATGGCTTGAACTAAAG ATTACTTAA